One genomic segment of Ancylobacter sp. IITR112 includes these proteins:
- a CDS encoding MacB family efflux pump subunit, translated as MNTDEADAPALLTLDGVTRTYRSGDETVTVLRSVDLAIAAGEMVAIIGASGSGKSTLMNILGCLDRPSSGHYRIAGRDVAQLSTDERADLRRAHFGFVFQRYNLLAELTALGNVEMPAIYAGEPPRPRLARAATLLGRLGMAPRLTHRPGQLSGGQQQRVSIARALMNDAEVILADEPTGALDRQSGEEVLRILDELNAEGRTVVLVTHDPAVAARASRIIEIDDGRIVGDRRTAPLRPRLSPPADRTAVARPGWRQRLDLLREAFRMAVTSMNAHRLRTGLTMLGIVIGVASVVCVVALGEGSRQKVLANISALGTNTIEIFAGKDFGDTRSGKITTLVVADAEQLARQPYVAAATPTVSTQTTVRFGGKEANALVNGVSEHYFAAKGTTLARGRFFDASAIAERALDAVIDENTRKTLFDGTGVEPIGAVLLIGNVPARIVGVTRPQQGGFGSSQNLSLYLPYTAVQSRILGSNALRSITLKVKDDVETAYAAQAVTQFLTQRHGSKDFFILNTDDIRRTITSTTQALTLLIAAIAVISLLVGGIGVMNIMLVSVSERIGEIGVRMAVGARPSDILQQFLTEAVMVCLLGGAVGVGLALAFGLAFAMAGPAFPLIYSSGAILLALTCSSLIGIAFGYLPARNAARLDPVAALSNSRQ; from the coding sequence ATGAACACCGACGAGGCGGACGCACCGGCGCTGCTGACGCTGGACGGGGTGACCCGCACCTATCGCTCCGGCGACGAGACGGTCACGGTTCTGCGCAGCGTCGATCTTGCCATCGCCGCGGGCGAAATGGTCGCCATCATCGGCGCTTCCGGCTCGGGCAAATCGACACTCATGAACATTCTCGGCTGCCTTGACCGGCCCAGCAGCGGGCACTACCGCATCGCCGGGCGCGACGTGGCGCAGCTCTCGACGGATGAGCGGGCGGACCTTCGACGGGCGCATTTCGGCTTCGTGTTTCAGCGCTACAATCTGCTGGCCGAACTCACCGCGCTCGGCAATGTGGAGATGCCCGCCATCTATGCCGGCGAACCGCCTCGCCCGCGCCTCGCCCGCGCCGCGACACTGCTCGGCCGGCTCGGCATGGCGCCCAGGCTGACACACCGGCCGGGCCAGCTCTCCGGCGGCCAGCAGCAGCGCGTCTCCATCGCCCGCGCCCTGATGAACGACGCCGAGGTGATCCTCGCCGACGAGCCGACCGGGGCGCTCGACCGGCAGAGCGGCGAGGAGGTGCTGCGGATTCTGGACGAACTCAACGCCGAAGGCCGGACCGTGGTGCTGGTGACCCACGACCCGGCAGTGGCGGCGCGGGCGAGCCGGATCATCGAGATCGACGACGGGCGGATTGTCGGCGATCGGCGGACGGCGCCGCTCCGGCCGCGCCTTTCGCCGCCGGCTGACAGGACGGCGGTAGCGCGCCCCGGCTGGCGCCAGAGACTCGACCTGCTGCGCGAGGCGTTCCGCATGGCGGTAACGTCGATGAACGCCCATCGCCTGCGGACGGGCCTCACCATGCTCGGCATCGTCATCGGCGTCGCATCGGTGGTCTGCGTCGTTGCGCTGGGCGAAGGTTCGCGGCAGAAGGTGCTGGCCAATATCAGCGCGCTCGGCACCAACACGATCGAGATTTTCGCCGGCAAGGACTTCGGCGACACCCGCTCGGGCAAGATCACCACATTGGTAGTCGCCGACGCCGAGCAACTCGCCCGCCAGCCCTATGTGGCCGCTGCCACCCCCACCGTTTCGACCCAGACCACCGTGCGCTTCGGCGGCAAGGAAGCGAACGCGCTGGTGAACGGGGTGAGCGAGCACTATTTCGCCGCCAAGGGCACCACGCTGGCGCGCGGCCGCTTCTTCGATGCGAGCGCCATCGCCGAGCGGGCGCTCGATGCCGTGATCGACGAAAATACCCGCAAGACGCTGTTTGATGGAACGGGGGTGGAACCGATCGGCGCCGTGCTGCTTATCGGCAACGTTCCCGCGCGGATCGTCGGGGTGACCCGGCCGCAGCAGGGTGGGTTCGGCTCCAGCCAGAACCTCTCGCTTTACCTGCCTTACACAGCGGTGCAGAGCCGTATCCTCGGCTCCAACGCGCTGCGCTCGATCACGCTGAAGGTCAAGGACGACGTGGAAACCGCCTATGCCGCCCAGGCGGTGACGCAGTTCCTGACCCAGCGCCACGGCAGCAAGGACTTCTTCATCCTCAACACCGACGACATCCGCCGCACCATCACGAGCACGACCCAGGCCCTGACGCTGCTGATCGCCGCCATTGCCGTCATCTCCCTGCTGGTCGGTGGCATCGGGGTGATGAACATCATGCTGGTGTCGGTCTCCGAACGCATCGGCGAGATCGGCGTGCGGATGGCGGTCGGCGCACGGCCCTCCGACATATTGCAGCAGTTCCTGACCGAGGCGGTGATGGTCTGCCTGCTGGGCGGCGCTGTGGGGGTCGGGCTGGCGCTGGCTTTCGGGCTGGCATTCGCGATGGCCGGTCCGGCTTTCCCGCTGATCTACTCCAGCGGCGCGATCCTGCTAGCACTCACCTGCTCAAGCCTTATCGGCATCGCGTTCGGCTACCTTCCGGCACGTAATGCCGCCCGCCTCGATCCTGTCGCGGCCCTGAGCAATTCCAGACAGTAA
- a CDS encoding efflux RND transporter periplasmic adaptor subunit yields the protein MKGRHVAPLLLAALLIGLSSAYATRSHWAADPNATLVTARVARGDVEEVVLATGTLKPAKLVAVGAQVSGRITRVAVSLGQEVKAGALLAEIDSVLQENALRTARASLANVRAQLTQREALLERDVLILGRRASMVNTKIVSQADFESAEADVKSSRAQIDQLKAQIIEAEVAVENAQSNLGYTRITAPIDGTVLAIVSQEGQTVNAAQSAPTIVVLGQLDTMTVRAEISEADVVRTAPGQRAFFTIVGDSTRRFETELAFIEPAPESIKTDDSFTSSTASSSTSTSSSSSSAVYYNGLLNVPNPEGRLRTYMTAEVHIVVGHAANVLTIPAMALGARGADGLYEVRVLGSDGQVETRRVEIGLNDKTVAEIRAGLSEGERVVTGDTATVAPASSGLPGPPPMGF from the coding sequence GTGAAGGGCAGACATGTAGCGCCGCTCCTGCTGGCGGCCTTGCTGATCGGGCTCTCCAGCGCCTATGCCACGCGCAGCCATTGGGCCGCCGACCCGAATGCCACGCTTGTCACGGCAAGGGTGGCGCGCGGGGACGTGGAGGAAGTCGTGCTGGCCACCGGCACGCTGAAGCCGGCCAAGCTGGTCGCCGTCGGCGCCCAGGTATCCGGCCGCATCACTCGTGTCGCGGTGTCGCTCGGCCAGGAGGTCAAGGCGGGAGCCCTCCTCGCGGAAATCGACTCCGTGCTGCAGGAAAACGCCCTGCGCACTGCGCGGGCGTCTCTCGCCAATGTGCGCGCCCAGCTCACGCAGCGCGAGGCGCTGCTGGAGCGCGACGTGCTGATCCTTGGACGCCGCGCCTCCATGGTGAACACCAAGATCGTGTCACAGGCCGACTTCGAATCCGCCGAGGCCGACGTGAAGTCCTCGCGCGCGCAGATCGACCAGTTGAAGGCCCAGATCATCGAAGCCGAAGTCGCGGTCGAGAATGCCCAGTCCAATCTCGGCTATACCCGTATCACCGCGCCGATAGACGGTACCGTGCTCGCCATCGTCAGTCAGGAAGGCCAGACGGTGAATGCCGCCCAGTCGGCCCCCACCATCGTCGTGCTCGGCCAGCTCGATACCATGACGGTGCGCGCGGAAATCTCCGAGGCCGATGTGGTGCGCACGGCGCCGGGTCAACGGGCGTTCTTCACGATTGTCGGCGACAGCACCCGTCGTTTCGAGACCGAGCTGGCCTTCATCGAGCCGGCCCCGGAATCAATCAAGACCGACGACAGCTTCACCTCCAGCACCGCCTCGTCCTCGACCAGCACGTCGAGCAGCAGCAGTTCCGCCGTGTACTACAATGGTCTTCTCAACGTGCCGAACCCCGAGGGGCGGCTACGCACCTATATGACGGCGGAGGTGCATATCGTCGTCGGTCACGCCGCGAACGTGCTCACCATTCCGGCCATGGCACTCGGCGCGCGCGGCGCGGACGGGCTCTACGAGGTGCGGGTGCTGGGCAGCGACGGACAGGTGGAGACCCGCCGCGTCGAGATCGGCCTCAACGACAAGACGGTGGCTGAAATCCGCGCCGGCCTGTCGGAGGGCGAGCGCGTGGTGACGGGCGACACCGCCACTGTCGCGCCCGCCAGTTCCGGCCTGCCCGGACCGCCGCCCATGGGGTTTTAA
- a CDS encoding YadA-like family protein produces the protein MRRRLLGIGGSAAWALLAGLAPGMACAEEISCDLTATALQCGGVASGSDSTAIGDDAQATQAGTTAVGQGSRAFADQASAFGQLAVANGVSSTAVGWSASANGEQATAIGQGAAANADLSSAFGSGASANGAASSALGQDALANGANATAIGQGARANAASSTAVGQGAVANAVSSTAMGTGATANGAGSTALGQGAVANADNATALGFGATANGAGATALGQNAVAAGAGAAALGQNANASAAQSAALGYGAIASFEGSTALGAGAVTSRANQMALGTGSSTYTMAGLTSGASRAAQSGAVQIVTTDAAGNLASASVAELVDLRPVMAEIDRVSEGVAMAMAMDTPTLPSGKNMAVSAQWGTFGGQNALALSSIARIADDSFFLTGSIGIGLNEGTVGGKAGVLFAW, from the coding sequence ATGCGACGGCGCCTTTTGGGCATAGGTGGATCGGCGGCATGGGCCCTGCTGGCGGGGCTGGCGCCCGGGATGGCGTGCGCCGAGGAGATAAGCTGCGATCTGACGGCGACGGCGCTGCAATGTGGCGGCGTGGCGAGTGGGAGCGATTCCACCGCCATCGGCGATGACGCGCAGGCGACGCAGGCCGGCACCACCGCGGTCGGGCAGGGGTCGCGCGCTTTCGCCGATCAGGCCAGCGCCTTCGGTCAACTCGCCGTGGCCAATGGCGTGTCCTCGACGGCGGTCGGCTGGAGCGCGAGCGCCAATGGCGAACAGGCGACCGCTATCGGCCAGGGCGCGGCCGCCAATGCCGACCTCTCTTCTGCCTTCGGCAGCGGGGCGAGCGCCAATGGTGCGGCGTCCTCCGCGCTCGGACAGGACGCGCTCGCCAATGGCGCCAATGCCACCGCTATCGGCCAGGGCGCGCGCGCCAATGCGGCGTCGAGCACGGCGGTGGGGCAGGGGGCGGTCGCCAATGCCGTCAGCAGCACCGCAATGGGCACCGGCGCCACCGCCAATGGCGCCGGCTCCACCGCACTTGGGCAGGGCGCGGTCGCCAATGCGGACAACGCCACCGCCCTCGGCTTCGGTGCCACCGCCAATGGTGCGGGCGCCACCGCGCTGGGCCAGAACGCGGTCGCCGCCGGGGCGGGCGCCGCCGCCCTCGGCCAGAATGCCAATGCCTCCGCCGCCCAGTCCGCCGCTCTCGGCTATGGCGCCATCGCTTCCTTCGAAGGTTCGACGGCGCTCGGGGCCGGAGCGGTCACCAGCCGCGCCAACCAGATGGCGCTGGGCACCGGCAGCTCGACCTATACGATGGCCGGGCTGACCTCCGGCGCCAGCCGGGCGGCGCAGAGCGGCGCGGTGCAGATCGTCACTACCGATGCCGCCGGCAATCTCGCCAGCGCCAGCGTGGCGGAGCTTGTTGACCTGCGCCCGGTCATGGCCGAGATCGACCGTGTGAGCGAAGGCGTCGCCATGGCGATGGCGATGGACACGCCGACCCTGCCCTCCGGCAAGAACATGGCCGTGAGCGCCCAATGGGGCACGTTCGGCGGCCAGAACGCGCTTGCTCTCTCCAGCATCGCGCGTATCGCCGACGATTCCTTCTTCCTCACCGGCAGCATCGGCATCGGTCTCAATGAGGGCACGGTCGGCGGCAAGGCCGGCGTGCTGTTCGCATGGTGA
- the bcsN gene encoding cellulose biosynthesis protein BcsN, with protein sequence MRRGVVALGCLLLAGGCTTGRPPIVATLAIEVPPVEALVLPEPGGPRIIGVIEARYANALQQEVMLATEAATPGQNAFSVVFFGPVEGRTGPENIKSDTFLTDYALAEEMEQALPGIDLRPSTYFVQNRYGPFGYALGHGAGHDLCLYAWQRIQGQARVNVLAGDRGVLSVRLRFCQSGATEASLLRIMYRYTINGYFLPRSWQPYGRPLPVAPELGRIGGPVVYPAPVFGAAGATAPPPAPTPIAQPAARTAPTGGENAASVPSAPLEGYPVVPAPQP encoded by the coding sequence TTGCGCCGGGGTGTCGTTGCCCTCGGCTGTCTGCTGCTGGCGGGTGGCTGCACCACCGGCCGCCCACCCATCGTCGCCACACTGGCGATCGAGGTGCCTCCGGTGGAGGCGCTGGTGCTTCCGGAACCCGGCGGGCCGCGCATCATCGGCGTGATCGAGGCACGTTATGCCAATGCGTTGCAGCAGGAAGTGATGCTGGCCACCGAGGCGGCCACGCCCGGCCAGAACGCCTTCAGTGTCGTGTTCTTCGGGCCGGTGGAGGGGCGTACCGGACCCGAAAACATCAAGAGCGACACCTTCCTCACCGATTATGCCCTCGCCGAGGAGATGGAGCAGGCGCTGCCGGGCATCGACCTGCGGCCCTCGACCTATTTCGTGCAGAACCGCTACGGGCCGTTCGGCTATGCGCTCGGCCATGGAGCAGGGCACGACCTTTGCCTCTACGCATGGCAGCGCATCCAGGGGCAGGCGCGGGTCAATGTGCTGGCGGGGGATCGCGGCGTGCTGTCGGTGCGCCTGCGCTTCTGCCAGAGCGGGGCGACCGAGGCCTCGCTGCTGCGGATCATGTACCGCTACACCATCAACGGCTATTTCCTGCCGCGCAGTTGGCAACCCTATGGACGCCCGCTGCCGGTCGCGCCGGAGCTTGGCCGGATCGGCGGACCGGTCGTCTATCCCGCGCCCGTCTTCGGCGCAGCCGGGGCCACGGCGCCGCCACCGGCACCAACGCCGATCGCGCAGCCGGCCGCACGCACGGCGCCCACAGGCGGGGAAAACGCCGCGAGCGTGCCAAGCGCCCCGCTGGAAGGCTATCCCGTCGTTCCCGCTCCCCAGCCCTGA
- the bcsA gene encoding UDP-forming cellulose synthase catalytic subunit, translated as MNRSWLTGIWVILVALVAFIVTLPVNLQAQLVTGCIVILLIVFLRMFAPEGVPRMVALALGVAMVSRYVYWRTTSTLPPVEELTNFIPALLLYIAEMYSVALMALSLFVVSAPRPPRPAPAIAPGSEPTVDIFVPSYNEDAPLLATTLAAATSMDYPRDRFTVWLLDDGGTDEKCEQHDLAAARAAQERRETLSRLCAELGVNYLTRPRNEFAKAGNLNFGLAHSSGELVVVFDADHAPARSFLRETVGYFNEDPRLFLVQTPHFFINPDPVERSLNTWKRMPSENEMFYGVIQRGLDRWGGAFFCGSAAVLRRDALRETDGFAHSSITEDCETALTLHARGWRSVYVDTPLIAGLQPETFASFIGQRSRWAQGMYQILRFHFPLFRSGLTMAQRICYMSSILFWFFPLSRAIFLISPFCYLFFSLEIFNGSGAEFIAYTAVYLLTNLFIQSYLFGKYRWPWFSELYEYIQTVYLLPALLSVMIDPKKPTFRVTSKGETIDENRISEIGIPFFIIFIIQIAAVFVTFWRIATEPYSADITIVVGTWNLLNLVISGCALGVVSEKAAKRHSQRMTISRRCSLLIDGVEVPAVIDDVSMGGVRVRTELPPEAKARLGMHAVVRLPPPDECISDTLPVLVRNISFDENVLVLGAQFNARTAAHYQLIADLIFADADEWKKFQQGRRKNPGVLKGTVWFVLIAGYQTLRGLAYVTLLERLTRRLAPGLFAGAHGR; from the coding sequence ATGAATAGAAGTTGGCTTACAGGTATCTGGGTAATATTAGTCGCTCTGGTAGCATTTATTGTCACCTTGCCGGTTAATTTGCAGGCGCAGCTCGTGACGGGCTGTATAGTGATTCTACTAATTGTATTTTTGAGAATGTTTGCGCCGGAAGGTGTGCCGCGCATGGTTGCCTTGGCTCTCGGCGTGGCAATGGTATCAAGATACGTGTATTGGCGAACCACGTCAACGCTACCTCCGGTAGAAGAGCTGACGAATTTCATTCCGGCCCTCCTGCTTTACATCGCTGAGATGTACAGCGTCGCCCTGATGGCGCTCAGCCTCTTCGTCGTCTCCGCGCCGCGGCCGCCGCGCCCCGCGCCGGCGATCGCGCCCGGCAGCGAGCCGACGGTCGATATTTTCGTGCCCAGTTACAACGAGGATGCCCCCCTGTTGGCGACCACCCTGGCCGCCGCCACCTCGATGGATTATCCGCGCGATCGTTTCACCGTGTGGCTGCTCGACGATGGCGGCACCGACGAGAAATGCGAGCAGCACGACCTTGCCGCGGCCCGCGCAGCGCAGGAGCGGCGCGAGACGCTGTCCCGGCTCTGCGCCGAACTGGGCGTGAACTACCTCACTCGCCCGCGTAACGAATTCGCCAAGGCCGGCAATCTCAATTTTGGCCTCGCCCATTCGAGCGGTGAACTGGTGGTGGTGTTTGACGCCGACCATGCGCCGGCGCGCTCGTTCCTGCGCGAAACCGTGGGCTATTTCAACGAGGACCCGCGTCTGTTCCTCGTGCAGACGCCGCATTTCTTCATCAATCCCGATCCGGTCGAGCGCAGCCTCAACACTTGGAAGCGCATGCCGTCGGAGAATGAGATGTTCTACGGCGTCATCCAGCGCGGGCTGGACCGCTGGGGTGGCGCCTTCTTCTGCGGGTCAGCGGCGGTGCTGCGGCGCGACGCCCTGCGGGAAACCGACGGCTTCGCGCATTCCTCCATCACGGAAGATTGTGAGACGGCGCTGACGCTGCACGCGCGCGGCTGGCGCAGCGTCTATGTCGACACCCCGCTGATCGCCGGCCTGCAGCCGGAGACCTTCGCCAGCTTCATCGGACAGCGTTCGCGCTGGGCGCAGGGAATGTACCAGATCCTGCGCTTCCATTTCCCGCTGTTCCGCTCGGGCCTGACCATGGCCCAGCGCATCTGCTACATGTCCAGCATCCTGTTCTGGTTCTTCCCGCTGTCGCGGGCGATATTTCTGATCTCGCCTTTCTGCTATCTGTTCTTCTCTTTGGAGATTTTCAACGGTTCGGGCGCCGAATTCATCGCCTATACAGCCGTTTATCTGTTAACGAATCTTTTCATCCAGAGTTACCTGTTTGGAAAGTACCGTTGGCCGTGGTTTTCTGAGCTGTATGAATACATTCAGACGGTCTATCTCCTGCCAGCCCTGCTGTCGGTGATGATTGACCCGAAGAAGCCGACCTTCCGGGTCACGTCGAAGGGCGAGACGATTGACGAGAATCGTATCTCGGAAATCGGCATTCCGTTCTTTATCATCTTCATCATCCAGATTGCCGCCGTGTTCGTCACCTTCTGGCGGATCGCGACCGAGCCTTACTCCGCCGACATCACCATCGTCGTCGGCACCTGGAACCTGCTCAATCTGGTGATTTCGGGCTGCGCCCTCGGCGTGGTGTCGGAGAAGGCGGCCAAGCGGCACAGCCAGCGCATGACCATCAGCCGGCGTTGCAGCCTGCTGATCGACGGCGTCGAGGTGCCGGCCGTTATCGACGATGTCTCCATGGGGGGCGTGCGGGTGCGCACGGAACTGCCGCCGGAGGCCAAGGCGCGCCTTGGCATGCATGCCGTGGTGCGGCTGCCGCCGCCCGACGAGTGCATCAGCGACACGCTGCCGGTGCTGGTGCGCAACATCAGTTTTGATGAAAACGTGCTTGTGCTTGGCGCCCAGTTCAACGCCAGGACCGCCGCGCATTATCAGCTCATCGCCGATCTCATCTTCGCCGATGCTGACGAGTGGAAGAAATTCCAGCAGGGAAGACGGAAAAACCCCGGCGTGCTCAAGGGCACCGTGTGGTTTGTGCTCATTGCGGGCTATCAGACCTTGCGGGGCCTCGCCTATGTCACGCTGCTGGAAAGGCTCACCCGCCGCCTCGCGCCCGGTCTTTTCGCGGGGGCGCACGGTCGATGA